A stretch of the Sulfurimonas sp. HSL3-1 genome encodes the following:
- a CDS encoding coproporphyrinogen III oxidase, which produces MERIYSKTAESEAAIALMENLQLYFVNRLNGLSQIFGGNVPFEAIEWFRDEGRHGGGMRYEGRDERLFNRASVNVSQVHYEDMPEKKLDAASAISTIIHPRNPHVPSIHMHISYTRMKDGEGYWRIMADLNPSIFYEEDQHRFIEHLNFITPDLFERGAEQGDRYFNIPALGRHRGVAHFYLEHHNSGDFGTDYGFAKYFAEQVIDVYVSIIADALAKRTEVSEEDVAEQLAYHTLYLFQVLTLDRGTTSGLLIHDQNDVGIMGSIPEFVDKALLQSWLPKMAAPQDALLQAIIDALPEADEIVLVDEAVKARLAEAVRAHYKAHPEALAMQADSAVVPPTVENHR; this is translated from the coding sequence ATGGAACGCATCTATTCGAAAACGGCGGAGTCCGAGGCGGCGATCGCCCTGATGGAGAACCTGCAGCTCTACTTTGTCAACCGCCTCAACGGGCTGAGCCAGATCTTCGGCGGGAACGTCCCCTTCGAAGCCATAGAGTGGTTCCGCGACGAGGGGCGCCACGGCGGCGGGATGCGCTACGAAGGGCGCGACGAGCGGCTCTTCAACCGTGCTTCCGTCAACGTATCGCAGGTGCATTACGAGGATATGCCCGAGAAGAAGCTCGACGCCGCCAGCGCCATCTCGACCATCATCCACCCGCGCAACCCCCATGTCCCCTCCATCCACATGCACATCAGCTATACCCGCATGAAGGACGGCGAGGGCTACTGGCGCATCATGGCGGACCTGAACCCCTCCATCTTCTACGAAGAGGATCAGCACCGTTTTATCGAACACCTCAATTTCATCACCCCGGACCTCTTTGAGCGGGGCGCGGAACAGGGTGACCGCTACTTCAACATCCCCGCCCTCGGACGCCACCGCGGCGTCGCGCACTTCTACCTTGAGCACCACAACAGCGGCGACTTCGGGACGGACTACGGGTTTGCGAAATATTTTGCCGAGCAGGTGATCGACGTCTATGTCTCCATCATCGCCGACGCCCTGGCCAAGCGGACGGAGGTGAGCGAAGAGGATGTCGCCGAACAGCTCGCCTACCACACCCTCTACCTCTTCCAGGTCCTCACCCTCGACCGCGGCACGACCTCGGGGCTGCTGATCCACGACCAGAACGACGTCGGCATCATGGGCTCCATCCCCGAGTTCGTCGACAAGGCCCTGCTGCAGAGCTGGCTGCCGAAGATGGCTGCCCCGCAAGACGCGCTCCTGCAGGCCATCATCGACGCCCTTCCCGAAGCGGACGAGATCGTCCTGGTCGACGAAGCGGTCAAGGCGCGCCTGGCCGAAGCGGTGCGCGCCCATTACAAAGCCCATCCCGAAGCCCTCGCCATGCAGGCCGACAGCGCCGTTGTTCCCCCGACCGTGGAGAACCACCGCTGA
- a CDS encoding NAD-binding protein gives MNIIIAGAGRVGYRLAGTLSHRHNVTIIDQRPSALQQLQESIDVFTIAGNIEDPDTYAPLKNRRFDIFIAVTDSDEANILSTLIAGDVIVADRKIIRLKNPFFADSTIAGKLGISTAVFPFSSAAKSISALLDFPQANNVKSFIYTSFLMISVFVDEAPEAGIPVSHFIHESSVVVGLERDKRFILPEKETLLQRGDLVYFFGDPDTLRAYCARLNPSLPDRISRVAIFDADLLGLEIARALIPKGVQLKIIDNQIEKCEHASELLQEQATVINSHYIEHTLFDNEHVGRADMAIFTSKEDEENIIRSLEAKERGITRTVAINNDLERYQLMHSLGITAIRGPKSSAYYTILEKISSSSIISERHYCGGKGLIYSRKIFPDSPLLEKMVKPPNPKRCRCFLFRDNLLLPWVAKLQLHREDVLFVFVHADNEEEIKQWIYTL, from the coding sequence GTGAATATAATCATTGCGGGTGCGGGACGGGTCGGCTACCGCCTGGCGGGTACCCTTTCGCACCGCCACAACGTCACCATCATCGACCAGAGGCCCTCCGCGCTGCAGCAGCTGCAGGAGAGCATCGACGTCTTCACCATCGCCGGGAACATCGAAGACCCAGACACCTACGCTCCCCTGAAAAACCGCCGTTTCGATATCTTCATCGCCGTCACCGACAGCGACGAGGCGAACATCCTCTCCACCCTCATTGCCGGGGACGTCATCGTCGCCGACCGGAAGATCATCCGCCTCAAGAACCCCTTCTTCGCCGACAGTACCATCGCCGGGAAGCTCGGGATCAGCACAGCCGTCTTCCCCTTCTCCTCCGCGGCAAAGTCCATCAGCGCGCTGCTGGATTTTCCCCAGGCGAACAACGTCAAATCCTTCATCTACACCTCCTTCCTCATGATCTCCGTTTTCGTGGACGAAGCCCCCGAAGCGGGCATCCCGGTGTCGCATTTTATCCATGAAAGCTCCGTTGTCGTTGGGCTTGAGCGCGATAAACGCTTTATCCTCCCCGAAAAAGAGACCCTGCTGCAGCGGGGGGACCTCGTCTATTTCTTCGGCGACCCCGACACCCTTCGCGCTTACTGCGCAAGGCTCAACCCCTCCCTCCCCGATCGGATCAGCCGCGTTGCCATTTTCGATGCCGACCTGCTGGGGCTGGAGATCGCCAGGGCGCTCATCCCCAAGGGGGTGCAGCTCAAGATCATCGACAACCAGATCGAGAAGTGCGAGCACGCCTCCGAACTGCTGCAGGAGCAGGCGACGGTCATCAACAGCCACTACATCGAGCATACCCTCTTCGACAACGAGCACGTCGGGCGCGCGGACATGGCGATCTTCACGAGCAAGGAGGATGAGGAGAACATCATCCGCTCCCTCGAAGCGAAAGAGCGCGGCATCACGCGGACCGTGGCGATCAACAACGACCTCGAACGCTACCAGCTGATGCACTCCCTGGGCATCACCGCCATCCGAGGCCCGAAATCGAGCGCCTACTACACGATCCTCGAGAAGATCAGCTCCAGCTCCATCATCTCCGAGCGCCACTACTGCGGCGGCAAGGGGCTGATCTACTCGCGCAAAATCTTCCCCGATTCGCCGCTGCTGGAGAAGATGGTCAAACCGCCGAACCCGAAGCGGTGCCGCTGTTTCCTCTTCCGCGACAATCTCCTGCTCCCCTGGGTGGCGAAACTGCAGCTGCACCGCGAAGACGTCCTGTTCGTTTTCGTCCATGCCGATAATGAGGAGGAGATCAAGCAGTGGATCTACACACTCTGA
- a CDS encoding TrkH family potassium uptake protein, which produces MDLHTLINSAKFISAIGIGLALFFLIPIGTGIVYGENMAPFIRFDLLFFLFNLTLFAALYRRRMRMTVKSAIFSVNLVWILLGIAGAVPLYIYTEATFAESFFEAISGFTTTGATIYTEIEHLPKSILMLRSLMHWLGGMGIIVLGVGLLSLINPTGSMTMFRAESTGVQLEKATPKIRDTALRLWGLYLFFTAANTVLLLAGGMDLFDAVNHAFSTISTGGFSTRDLSMGYWDDAPVILWTTTFFMMLSGINFLAHLKAARGDFSGFRAEEVRWYLGLFILLASILTLVHLANSGDSIVYSTTHAFFTVASLLTTTGFATINYELWGAVPVALLLIAMLLGGNAGSTAGGMKIIRYVILFKNLKAQLKQILHPNAVVGVFVDRKPVSGKVIGSVSGFLFLFITTNVLLTFYLFARGYDAVTCISTSIACVGNIGPGFAMTGPSENFHFFSGIDKMILSAAMIIGRLEFFTVVLLFTRDFWKRF; this is translated from the coding sequence GTGGATCTACACACTCTGATCAACAGCGCCAAGTTCATCAGCGCCATCGGAATAGGCCTGGCGCTCTTCTTTCTCATCCCCATCGGGACGGGCATCGTGTACGGCGAAAACATGGCGCCCTTCATCCGCTTCGACCTGCTCTTTTTCCTCTTCAACCTTACCCTGTTCGCCGCCCTCTACCGCCGGCGGATGCGGATGACGGTCAAAAGCGCCATCTTTTCGGTCAACCTCGTCTGGATCCTGCTCGGCATCGCCGGGGCCGTCCCCCTCTACATCTACACCGAGGCCACCTTCGCCGAATCTTTTTTTGAAGCGATCAGCGGCTTTACGACAACCGGGGCGACGATTTACACGGAAATAGAGCATCTGCCCAAAAGCATCCTGATGCTCCGCAGCCTGATGCACTGGCTCGGCGGGATGGGGATCATCGTCCTGGGCGTTGGCCTGCTCTCGCTCATCAACCCGACCGGTTCCATGACGATGTTCCGGGCCGAATCCACCGGCGTGCAGCTGGAGAAGGCGACGCCGAAGATCAGGGATACGGCGCTGCGGCTCTGGGGGCTTTACCTCTTCTTTACCGCGGCGAACACCGTGCTGCTCCTTGCTGGCGGAATGGACCTTTTCGATGCCGTCAACCACGCCTTTTCGACGATATCGACGGGCGGTTTTTCCACGCGCGACCTCTCGATGGGGTACTGGGACGACGCGCCCGTCATCCTCTGGACGACGACCTTTTTCATGATGCTTTCGGGGATCAACTTCCTCGCCCACCTCAAAGCGGCCCGGGGCGACTTCAGCGGTTTCCGCGCCGAAGAGGTGCGGTGGTATCTCGGACTCTTCATCCTGCTTGCCTCCATCCTCACCCTGGTGCACCTGGCCAACAGCGGCGACAGCATTGTCTACAGTACGACCCACGCCTTTTTCACCGTCGCCTCCCTGCTGACCACCACGGGCTTCGCGACGATCAACTACGAGCTCTGGGGCGCCGTCCCCGTCGCGCTCCTGCTCATCGCCATGCTGCTCGGCGGCAACGCCGGTTCGACGGCAGGGGGGATGAAGATCATCCGTTACGTCATCCTCTTCAAGAACCTGAAAGCCCAGCTCAAACAGATCCTCCACCCCAATGCCGTCGTGGGGGTCTTCGTCGACCGCAAACCCGTCAGCGGCAAAGTCATCGGCAGCGTCAGCGGTTTCCTCTTCCTCTTTATCACCACCAACGTCCTGCTCACCTTCTACCTCTTTGCCCGCGGCTACGATGCGGTCACCTGCATCAGTACCTCGATTGCCTGCGTCGGCAATATCGGGCCGGGCTTCGCCATGACGGGCCCTTCGGAGAACTTCCACTTCTTCAGCGGGATCGACAAGATGATCCTTTCGGCGGCCATGATCATCGGCAGGCTGGAGTTCTTCACCGTCGTGCTGCTCTTTACCCGGGATTTCTGGAAACGCTTTTAG
- a CDS encoding class I SAM-dependent methyltransferase has product MAQKDKVKWDKKYTEMEGLLDRRPPSELVSAHAAEAPGRKALDLACGGGRHSLYLADEGFAVDAVDISTVALAALREKADLAHINLIEADLDTFVPDAETYDMIVKTNFLDRDLITRAKAALKPGGIMVVETYMADAGNEKPDSNPDFLLQKEELKSLFGEGFSVLEYREFWNEPHEKYRMRKQAIAVRKD; this is encoded by the coding sequence TTGGCCCAGAAAGACAAAGTAAAATGGGATAAAAAATACACGGAGATGGAGGGCCTGCTTGACAGGCGGCCGCCGAGCGAACTGGTGAGCGCCCACGCCGCCGAGGCCCCGGGGAGAAAGGCCCTCGACCTTGCCTGCGGCGGCGGGCGCCACAGCCTCTACCTGGCCGACGAGGGGTTTGCGGTCGATGCCGTCGATATCTCGACCGTCGCCCTCGCGGCCCTGCGGGAGAAGGCAGACCTTGCGCACATCAACCTGATCGAAGCGGACCTCGATACCTTTGTCCCCGACGCGGAAACCTACGACATGATCGTCAAGACGAACTTCCTCGACCGCGACCTGATCACGCGGGCGAAAGCGGCGCTGAAGCCCGGCGGCATCATGGTCGTCGAGACCTATATGGCCGACGCGGGCAACGAGAAGCCCGACTCCAACCCGGACTTCCTGCTCCAGAAAGAGGAGCTTAAATCGCTCTTCGGCGAGGGCTTCAGCGTGCTGGAGTACAGGGAGTTCTGGAACGAACCGCACGAAAAATACCGCATGCGCAAACAGGCGATTGCCGTACGCAAAGATTGA